The nucleotide sequence CGGGGCCATGGAGGTCATGGTCATGGCTTACCCCGTCAAAGGGAAACTCTGAAATTTTTATAAGTCATGGCTTACCAGTCAAAGGGGTGACTCGCGGAATTCGTAGACAATGACCGTTCGCCCCAGTTTTCCAGTCAAATGTTCACCGCTCACTCTGCCGTCCGTCCCCATATATTAGACCACCGTATTCTCTCATAGGTGTAGCCTATGCCCCCCTTTTCTGTTCACTACAATCTTTTCAAATCTTCTGTTCCCATGGTACCGAGTTGCTGGTTCTTCCGGGCCCTGTGGCTACCACTGGTGCTCGCGGTGGCTGCGGCCGAGGAACAAGGGGAAGCCTGCTCGGGCTCGGCCAAGATGTGCGGCAACCTCACCATCTCCCGCCCGTTCTGGCTCACGGACTGGGAAAAGGGAAGACCATGTGGTCACCCAGACTTTGAGGTCTCTTGCGTTAACGGCAGTTCATTTCTAAGGAGCTCATGCCCTTTAGCGGTGGCTTTGCAGTCGTCAACATCTCTTACCAGGAGGaaagcttgcacgtggttgatagTGGCAAGCTGTACTTGTTGCTGGACGCCTCCAACAGCTGCCGAGTACCGATCTGGAACACCTCTGCCAAGCTCGGCGTCTCGTTCAGCGTCAATCCCGGCAATCTGAGCCTCATCGTGTACAATTGCACGGAGGAGGGCGCGGCGGCAGCCGTGGCTCGTCGGGATAGAGAGCTGGTGCAGACGGGACTGAGGTGCGGGAACGAGAGCGAGGTGCTTGCCCGCGCGGGAGTGCGTTACGACGCCACCGGAAACTACTCTGGCTACGCTTTGGAGGGCTGCGACGCTAGCATCGTGCCGGTGCTGGGCTCGTCGTCGGGCAGGACGAACGCGAGCGACTACATGCAGCTCATCAAGGATGGCTTTCTCCTCAcatgggtgcgcccccctacctttgCACGTAAGTTCACCCGCCGCAAATCATCTCTTTAATCCACTTCCTGGATAGCTATTAGCTAGCTAGAACGCTTGGAAACCGGGCAATCAACCGAACTTCTGAAGTCTATGGCCAAAATTGGCTTCGTTCATTTGTTTAGGAGTATAATCCAGTGAGAGAGAGCCCAGTCCGAAATAGACTTTCAAACATATGGACTTGTGGGCTAATGTTTATTTCTTGAAATTTACGACCGAATTGCACCGCCTTTCCCCACAATGGTGGGCATCACTTTACTCAATGGATGGTCTATATAACGCGCTCTGGGCTTGCCCCATATAGTGCTGCTGTGTGAGGGCCCGTCCCATCAGAAGAAAAAATGGCGCGTTCGTAGCTACTTCTTCCTATGTAGAAAACCGGTTATTTAGTACCTTTTGTTTTTAAATTCAAATTGTTCATATTATTTCTAAAAATGTTCTCAATTTTTGTAATATATTTCATAAGTTCAAAAATACTAACAAAATTGAAGAAAATGCTGATGAATTTAGAAACTCTCATGGTTATTTCAAAACAGTTTATTGAATTATAGAAGTGCTCATGATATTTTAAACGTAAAGAAAACCAGTGATGATCATTAGAGAATTgtaaaggaaagaagaaaaaaTGGAAGAAAACTGATGATGATCATTAGAAAAAAAAAGGAATTGAAAAAACCACCAAGAACCAGCTGCGAAATTGCGGCCGGGCCATCACGCTCGCTACCATGCGATTTAGTGACAAAGTGTTACAACAAGTGGTGAATACGAATTTCCCGCAATGGTGGAGTCTGGTCAGCGTAGCCCTCAATCCGGGTTTTGCACCTTAGCCTTTGGCCGTGGCATTACAATTCCTCTGAATAAAAGTGATTTTCCATACGCCAGCCAATCTAAATTGTAGATCTATCTGAATAAAATTAGTTCCCCAAAAATATCTCATTGAAAATGTGTGAACTCCGAGTTTGAACATCTATTATCCCTTGCAAAGAAAAACATTTACACAATTTATAAAAAATGCAGCCTAGTAACCGATCATACTACATGACCTTTTTTTTCTGTTCCCCAAAAATATCTCATTGAAAATAGATTTTCTGAGAAGTCAAACTTTGACGaagtttgtggagaaaaatatATACACCTAGAATACCAAATACATAAtattagatactccctccgtcccataattaaTGTAAgtcgttttttgacactagtgtagtgtaaaaaaccgccttacattatggaacagagggagtacatcataAGACGTGTTTTCACATTAAATATATTTCATATTGTAGACATAAATAGTTTATCTATAAACTTGGtcatattgtagatataaatatatTTCATATTGTATGCAAATTGACTTTCcagaaaatctatatgcactacattatataacggagggagtatgttatacAATATAACCAGTAACCTGCCAAGTGTGAAGGTTGTACCGAGATTAGAATCTACTCTTTTCGTTCCATAATAtagagaaaagtatatttttcgtccctcaactcttcGCTGAGTttacttttcgtccctcaactctaaAACCGGACAGAGTGCACCCCGAACTCTCGAAACCGGTTATTTTTTGTCCCTGCGACTGAGTCAACCCGGTTTTGACCACGTGTGAACAGTACACCGGATGAACAGTACACCGCAATGGTGGTGTCCGGTCTGTGTATCCCGCTATCCGGGTTTCGATTCTTAGCCTTGACCATGGTCTTCCAAAGTTCCAATGTGCCTGAATAAATATGTGAACTCGAAGTTTAAAGTATTATAAACATTTACAAAATCCAAACTGTGCATATATCTGAATAAAATTAGTTCCCCCAAAAAATCTGAATAAATAGGTGAACTCCAAGTTTGAACTCAAATTCTCCCTTGCAAAGAAAAACATTTACGCAATTTCTAAAAAAAATGCGAGGCAGTGACCCATCACGCTATATAACCTTCTTTTCTGTAGGATACGGTAATTAACCAGTACCCTGCCAAGTGTGACTCTAGCtagatacttcctccgttccaaattactccctccgttcggaattacttgtcttggatatggatgtatctagaactaaaatacatctagatacatccatttctgcgacaagtaattccgaacggagggagtacttgttttggatttgtctagatacggatgtatctagactcattttagtgctagatacctccgtatctagacaaatctaagacaagtaattcggaacggagggagtagaagacaaGGGCGCATAGATGCCGGGAAAGAATTGATTAGGCTAAGCGTCTTGGTTTCAGTCACATCATGAGGCCATGAGGGCCATGGTCATGGCTTACCCCGTCAAAGGGGAACCTTGAAATTTTACAAGTCATGGCTTACCAGTCAAAGGGGTCACTCGGGGAATTCGTGGACGGTGATCGTTTGCCCCAGTTTTCCAGTCAAGTTTGAACCACTCACTGCCGTCCGCCCCCATATATCGTGCGTGCTTAGACCACCGTATTCTCTCGTATATACCTCTAGTCTATGGCCACGGACCCCCTTTGCTGTTCACAACTGCAATATTTCCAAATCTTCCACTCACATGGCTCCGAGCTGCTGGGCGCTGTGGCTATCACTGCTGCTCGTTGCCGCGGCAGCCGATGAACAGTTGCAGGCAGGCTGCTGGGACTCGCCCAGTTGGTGCGGCGGCATCAACATCTCCCGCCCATTCTGGCTGAGGGATAACGAGGCGGAACGAGCATGTGGCTTATCGGATTTCTAGGTCAACTGCTACAACAAGAGTGTTCCTGTCCTACGCAGCTCTATGCCCGTCGGCTTTGGCTTTGCAATCGTTGGTGATATCAACTACGAGCAACGCAGCTTGCGAGTCGTTGATGTAGGCAAGCTGATGCTACTATGGAAAGGCTTCAATAGCTGCCGAATACCGATCTGGAACACCTCCGCCAAGCTGGGCGTCCAGTTTAGGATCGATCCTGTCAACCTGTACCTGGTCCTGTACAAGTGCACGGAGGAGGCCGGAGCAGAGGCTCTGGCACGTCGGCGGGGAGAGCTGGTTCAGACGAGGATGAGGTGCGGGAACCGGAGCTGGGTGTATGCCCGCGCGGGTGGGCTTTACAACGGGACGGGCGGCTACGAGGGCTGCAACGCCGCCGTCATGCCCGTGCGGGGCTCGCCGTCGGGCAAGGTGAACGCAAGCGACTATGAACGGCTCATCAAAGATGGCTTCCTATTGACATGGGATCGTCGTCCCCTTCAGCCCCCTCTGCCTACACGTAAGTTCACCCACCAAAATTATCTCGTAATCTTGTTTCAAAATAAAATATCTCTTAACCTAACATAGGAGGCCGCACTGTCTAGCTTGGATTTTCCTTATCCGATCAAGCAACCAATCATTCCACTCACTTATCGAGGATAAGGCCGTACGTAGACCCGCAGTCGTGCCCAGTCATGGCGGATCAACGTCGGCCGCAGCCGGCCCAGCCAGCGCGGCACCTCCACCTTCCTGCTGCGCCCACTTGACCATAGCCTGCAGTAGCAGCCAACTTGACACGTGCTCACATAAGCTCGTTTTAGCTAGATTTTCTCCGGTTCACTGCATCTATCTTTGGTCCGTTGGTATCATGCAATTGGCCTTCCATCTTCCGTAGGTCCCCTAAGAAGATTTACCTTTGGTTTTTCTCCTTATCTATGGCTCTTCATCGGCTAGATGCATGCATTTGCATGGTTGTGTTGAGTTATGGCGGTACTGGTTAGCGAGTGGATTATGGTGCTGACCAAACACCTTGTACCCTCGTCTGTCTCCCTTCCCTCTTGGCTTCCAACCAAGGCAGAGTACTCTCGTCTCTGTTTTTCTCTGTTttacgtactactccctccgtaaacaaatataaaagtgttatatttgtttacggagggaaTAGCTTCTATCTTTTGAGAGTTGGGTGACAGTGCCTGTCTATCTTTCTACCCGGGCTATAGCTTTTTACCTGTGCTACACTAGTGGCAGAGCCCGGGTGCTTATTTTGTGCTCTTTTCTGTAAACAAAGAGTTCTCTCGTCGGCAACTAATACTGCACTAGTGGTTTGATGTGGCCTGAAAAGTGAAAAGTGAAGACTAACTGCTCCAAGTGGGTATGAGTTTAGGTTAGTAGATGTTCATGAACACAAGTGGGAAGGaaggtactccctccgatcctttttacttcgcatattagatttttATGAAATCAAACattacaaagtttgaccaaatttatattaaaaatatcaatatctacaataccaaatatatatatatatatatatatatatatatatatatatatatatattatgaaactACATCTCATAATGCATCTAACAAAATTTGTTTAGCATTGTGAAtattcatacttttttctatatgTTTGGTCAAAATAGAGATGCATTGATTTAGGACAAaaacttatatgcaaactaaaaaggaccggagggagtaataTACTATCTAAAACTAGACACCGTACAGCCGACGACGAGATCCCCCTAGTTTGAACTCTGAACCCTAGTCTCGCCTCTCTTTTAGCTGCTAGTTTCTGATGAGTTGGGTATAGGAGTGCCTGTCTATCTTTCTATCCCGTATGGACCCGGTAACTGAATGTTAACTTTTGACGGTCACCCAAATGTGACGTGTGCTTTTCAGTGAGAAAAACTCCGGCTAGCTTTTTACCTATGCGATCTTTCCGGTATCCGTGTGTTTGCCCATGTAATTAACCAGATGGTAGGCGTTTCATCGCTTTCAGTTCAGAGCCTGGGTGCTTTTTGCACTTTTTTTGTAAACAAAAGAGCGGCAAATTTTTATTTATTGAGTAAAAGAGGGTTCCCCCTTCAATTTCATTTAAATAAATCAAATAAAATAAACATAAGGATTCATGGCCTCAGCCATATTAGTCTAAACAGTCCAAGACACTACTACCGTACGGCCGACGACTCGACCGACCGGCCTAATTTTGAACTGATCTGAACCCTGATATCTGCACTAAACAACAACTCTAGGGTCGGGTCCGAGAAAATGGTCGCTAGTGATTGCTCGATTGCTTGTGTTTACAACCTGGTGAGTACCTACCACTTACCTGCAGGGTGTAATAAGGACTAACGACCACGCGCTTGGTACCCTGTACTGTATGGACAAACGTCTGAACATAGCATCAGTTTTATTGCCGTTTGGTGTCGACAGAGGAGTATATTATTACATTTAAGGTTAATGAAACACGCTACGTAGTTTTGTGATAACCTAACTAATAGTTATAGGTGTACGTACATGCATGCACTGACCAGCATAAAGATTTATAGGTTTAcgtgtgtactccctccgttccaattactcgtcgtggttttagttcaaattgaactaaaaccacgacgagtaattagaacagagggagtagtgtACTACGACGACTGTTACCAGTCAAGTACCTAACCAACGAAGAACTCACCATGGGTCCATGCCCGACAAGTGCGTGCGTGCGCTACCCGGCACCGATCGGCACGGCGAGCCCGGGCTGTCGCATCGTGGCCGGTCCGGTCGCATCACTGCTCGACCACGACCGGGGCGGGTGGAGTTCTCGTGCATGTGTGGACGCTGGATGCCTTGCAGTCAAACTTTCCGGCACACCACTCACTCACTGACTCCACGCTCCCCTCCTCATATCACATATCCCCTCGCTCGTACCATGAATATCGCAGTGAGTGGCACTATTCTCCTCTATCCATTTGGTGCCGAGGAAATATCCCCTTCGTCAGTTTGTCACACGCTTCGTTGCCCACTGTAATCCTCCCTTCCCTATGGTCCTCCTCCCATGGCTGGCGCCTTGCATCTTCCTCTTGGCCGTCATCGCCGCCGCGGCGGCAGACGGCGGCGCCGGCTGCACGCCCCGGAAATGCGGCAACCTGGCCGTCTCCATCCCGTTCGGGGTCGTCTCCGGCTCTGAGGAGAACCGGTGCGCCCAGCTCGGGTTCCAGGTCCACTGCAGCGACGGCGTCCCCTACCTCGGGTACTACGAGCGCGAGTTCGGGCTGCAGATTCTCGACATCTTCGTCCACAACGGCTCCCTGCTCGTCTCCGACGTCCACAAGCTCGGCGACTTCTCCAATGGCTCCAGCTGCCATGTCCCCACGGCCAACACCGCTACCAAAGTCGGGCACCCGTTCTCCATTAGCGCCGTCAACCAGAACCTCATCTTCTAGAACTGCGCCAGGGCGCCGGGGACGGCGGGGCTGGTGGACACGGTGTGCCGGAACAACACGTTTGTCCGCGCGGGGGGCTGGTACAACAAGTCCAGCGGCTACGATTTGCCGGGCTGCAACGCCACCGCCGTGCCCGTGCTGGGGACGTCCGGCGTGGTGAATGCCAGCGACTACGAGGAGCTCATCCGGGAGGGCTTCCTCCTGACATGGCAGCTGCCGCCTGGTAAGCTCGCTCGCCAAACTAATGTCTATCCTCAGCTTCCTTATCTATGGGCCATGCGGAATTAATAGCGGGTTGGcaagccgtcgccgtcgccgtccccagCCGTGGCGGgagctccacgccgccgccgcGGCATTGCCCGCTGGGGAACGGCATCCCAGAATTCAAGCCGACATGCCAAAATAAATAAAAACGGAAATGTGAAACAAAATAGCGCGTTGACTATGACCGGTCAAGCCGCCATGGCCACCGTCCTCCATCTTCAAAGTCGCACATCCCGCCCTCCGTTCAGTCCCGTTGCTCAAGTTAACTAGTCCTCGTCCGCAGTCCGCTCCGCTTCCCATCCCCGGCCCAATCCAATCCATGCCGCCGCTCCAGCCCCttctcctgctcctgctctccgctTCCTTTCTAGGGCTGCCGGCGCCGGGCGGCGCCGCCTGCTCGCCCAAGAGATGCGGCGACCTGAACATCACGTACCCGTTCTGGCTGGAGGAGGGCGCCGGCCGGCCGCCGTGCGGGTCCCCGTCCTTCCAGCTCAAGTGCAACGGCACCCACGCGTTCCTCAGCCGCTCCATGTTCGGGAAATACCAGGTCGCCCGGGTCTTCGCCGAGAACTCCTCCCTCGTCGCCGTGAACCATAACCTCCTCGTCCCAACCCGCGCCGGCTGCCCGCCGTGGTGGTTCAACATCTCGCTGGGTCTCGGGCTGGGCCCCTACACCATCAGCAGGAAGAACAGGGAGGTGCTCGTCCTCTACAACTGcaccgagcagcagcagcagcaggcgccGCCGGGGTTCGCCCGCACGGGCTGCGCCGACGGGTCCTTCTACCGCCTTGGCGGGGAGTACGGCAGCCACCGCGGGCTGGCGGATCTGCCCCCCGCCTGCAACCTCTCCGTCGTGCCGGTTCTCGGTTTCCCGGACGGCGACGACGGCTATCTCCAGAGCATGAGGCGAGGGTTTCTGCTCGAGTGGGCGGTGCCGTCGGGCGACTGCCCCAAGTGCGAGGCAAGCGGCGGGCAGTGCAGGTACGCCGGCGACGGCACCGGGTTTTCCTGCAACTGCTCCGGCGTCGCCCACCGCGAGAAGTGCGGTGAGTTGACCGAAATTAACTCACAGCGCCACCATGATTTTGCCTAGTCGTCAATCCTTGCTTTGCAGTTCGTATGGTAGCAATTTTGATACTGCTTCTAACATAGAATCGCTGTCAAGAACAGATTTACTGCGTTTTACGTCGCTGTTGCTGCTAGGAGGAACATAGGATGCTGATTGGACACGGATATAATTTTTGCCTAGTCAACTCTTGGGTGCTTGCTTGGTTTCTTGGAGCTCCTGCAGATTACCGTTTTGTTTTTGGTAGTTAGTGAAGTTCAGTCCACTGGTTGAGATATTTATTAAGCCTATCGATTCCTAGcaatgaaaaaaaaaacagagtGGCCCTTAAAATATACTATTAGCGTGTTATATCGcgttatagcgtgctattagcaagACAATGTACACTAATTTATTTAGCGAGACATTCCTGAAAACGCTATAGCATGCTATTAGTGACGCTATAACGCGTTATTTTTTTCATCTATTCCTAGTCAAAATACATTTGTTGAATTAGTCAGCATTGCTATTCAACAAAGATGCCGAACCGATAGTAACGTGTTCCTGGCTTCGTTCCAAGTAAACTATTCCCGGAAGGAATTGCCGATCAACGCGCTTAGCTTAGTACTTTTCTATGCGCTGGTTCGAGTTTCGAAATTCAGACATGTGGAAGTCAATATattgtacttcctctgtaaactaatataagagcgtttagattactattttagtattctaaacgctcttatattagtttacagagggagtaactgTTTGTTGTTGAATTAGTTAGGGGTGCAAAGTTGAATTGGATGCTGTAGTTAGTTTCAGTGGGTGCTTAGAGGTGCTCATGCACTTGGTAAAAAAAAAACTGAGTGTTGCACTGCATAATGAAGCAGTGCCGAAGAGTGGCCCTTACATTTTGATAATTTCTCCTCAATCATGCAAATGTATGAATCTGGTATTTCTCGCACCACTTTTACGATCTGAATGCCTTGATTGTGGCTTCTATGAATTTATTTTCTTCAAATATATTACCACCTTGAATTGAAAATCTGAAATTCAGCTGTTGCTGGATTTTCCTCATTAACCAGTCAGTGGAAAGGGGGTTTGGCTTTACATAGAAGCTAGCAAAGTTATCATGACAATGCCAATTCATACTACAAAAAGTTTCATTCATTTGTCAATCGACTACTATACTTCATAATGTTTAAATTATTTGCAGACTCTTCTTATGCAGGGGACCGTAAAATGGGAACAGGGATGATTCTTAAAATAGGTGAGTGTCAATCAACTCTCAAGCTGCTCGTCCCATCTTTTCTTCGGTTCTTATTTCCTGTGCTCCATATTGTACCGGAatatggagaagaagaggtgaaATCTCATGATGGGGAATTAGCCAGATCCTTTGGTTGCTTCATATTGCTCATGTGTTATATTGTCTCTGTGGACAGTTGGCGCAGGACTAGGTGGTGCTGTACTCATGGCATGTCTCGTCTGTTTTGTCTGGTACAAACGCAAGAAGAGGAAACAAGCTATAGCTTCAAAGGAGTTCATGCGAAGTGGATCATCAATGACGTCATATAGTAAAGACCTTGAGTTGGATGGTTCTCCTCATATCTTCACTTTCGAGGAACTTGAAGTAGCTACTGATGGATTTAGTACCTCAAGGGAGCTTGGTGATGGTGGTTTTGGAACTGTTTATAAAGGTAAAACACATGTTTTCAGAACTCTTGTCAATTTTAAGTTCTTAACACATCAAATTCCAGATGCTGCCAGGGGTCTGAACCTCCTTTTCGGAAAACTCGGTTCACAACTATATTCGTTGATAACTAATCTTGCCCTATTCACTGGAAATGACAACTTTGGCATTTGTGTCATTCAGGAAAACTCAAGGATGGGAGAGTAGTTGCAGTGAAACGCCTTTACAAGAACAACTACCGAAGGGTTGAGCAATTCCTGAATGAGGTTGACATCCTGTCccgcctgctccaccagaacctTGTGACCCTATATGGATGTACGTCTCGGATGAGCcgtgaccttcttctggtgtatgAGTTCATCGCAAATGGGACGGTCGCGGACCATCTTCACGGATCCCGTTTGGCGGAACGAGGCCTCACATGGCCTCTGAGGCTGAACATTGCCATAGAAACGGCTGAAGCACTGGCCTACCTCCATGCCGTCGAGATCATACACCGAGATGTGAAGACGACTAACATATTGCTGGACAACAGCTTCCATGTCAAAGTTGCAGACTTTGGGCTGTCGCGCCTGTTCCCGCTCGAGGTCACCCATGTCTCGACCGTTCCACAGGGCACACCGGGCTACGTCGACCCAGTGTACCACCAGTGCTACAAGCTGACTGACAAGAGCGACGTTTACAGCTTCGGCGTCGTCTTGGTGGAGCTGATATCGTCGAAACCTGCTGTGGACATGAGCAGGAGCCACAGTGAGATCAACTTGGCGAACATGGCTCTCAACAGGATTCAGAATCATCAAGTTGTTCAGCTGGTTGATCCGGAACTCGGCTACGACACCGACCCCGAAACGAAGAGGACGATCGATCGCATCgccgaggtggccttccagtgcttgCAGCTCGAGAGGGATCTGAGGCCGTCGATCAAGGAGGTGGTGGAGATCCTAACTTGCGTCAGGGATGGAGACTGTCAATCTAAGAGCATGAAGAAGAAGGCATCTCAGAAAGAGGACGTGTGCTTGCTCGAGGACGGCCTGCAGTTCTCGCCCGACACGGTCATACATAGATTCCATAGCCAGTCAACTAACCACTCGGTAGCATCAAATGCTAGCGGATTATCTAACAGTAAATGTTGAAAAGAATGTTGCATAGGCCCTTTTCGGCACTCTTTGACACTGACAAAACAAAAAATAATATTAAAGCTTGGCAACATGGGGTATTCGTTTAGTTGCAATGTTTTGACTGCCgaggttgcatacgacctcggatggaGATGATACAAAAATCAAAGTTGTATAACTTTTTTCCTCGAGCAGTTAGGGTCAGCCAGGAAAACAGGAGGCTAGCAGGTCCCTTTGCGTGCCGTCGGCGCCGCCACTACTTTCATCTCCCTCTGTCGGCTGCTCCGGTGACGGGAGGGAGGGGAAACCTCGGATTTGTGTGTTGGGTGTGTTCCCAGTAGGGTTAGGGTTGGAGTCGTTGGTCAGGCAATCACGGCGACTTCGCATCTAAGTAAGTTTCCCTAAGCTTCGTTCACGGTTGGACGGGGCTCTTGCCTTCGTGTAGGAGCCAGCGGGGTGGAGGATCCTCGGATCTCGTCAAGGTCGTGGCCTACAGTGTCTAGAGGTTGATTGGTACTGGCCGGTTGGATGGGTGGTGGTTGTGTGGAGACTCTTCTTCCTCACTGTCGATatgattttttgttgttgttattccTCCTTTTTTGTGCTGTTGCTGGAAGGGTGTCCTGCTTTGCCCGATCGGTTGGTTTGGCCATTACGCAGGAACCAGGTCCTAGTTCTCTTCCATCTGGAAGGGGCACATATATGGCAAAGGCTGGTGCGGGCGTGTTTGATGCACATGTGTGTCCTTGTCTTTTCGGTGCTGGAGCGAAAAACAAGGGAAGCAGCGTGGCGGTGATTATGTTGTGGTTGAAGATGATGACCTGCTTGGGTCTGGTTGGAGATTACTGTGTTGTAGGGGTTTCCTCGCAAGATTCAGAGATGATGACACATAGCTCTGGAGAGATACTCGTGTTTTATTGGTTATTTTAGGGTGATCTTTGTTATTCTGGTTCACTGTGCGTGTGTTAGAGTGTGCTTGTACGGATTAAAGACTTTGTATTCTTTTGTGATTTGAATATAAGCATACTTTCTAAAAAAATATGTTCATCTTGACAAGAAGGATAATTTTCATGTTGAGCACTTCTTCATTTTAGGCCATGCCAAAAtatggtgtcaacacatgcccctgCAAGCGTAAACAAAGTCTAAAAAGCATGAAATTTATCATGGTGCCTTCCTATGACACCT is from Triticum aestivum cultivar Chinese Spring chromosome 3A, IWGSC CS RefSeq v2.1, whole genome shotgun sequence and encodes:
- the LOC123059902 gene encoding LEAF RUST 10 DISEASE-RESISTANCEUS RECEPTOR-LIKE PROTEIN KINASE-like 1.2 isoform X1, whose protein sequence is MTTESPATTHPLFFTTISPNLLPRCLQLLLVPRRPLGLVAAMDAGGGRGPAGGDCSAMKCGNVNISAPFWLTDKDTGRSCPGSDPYPDFDVACINNSIPTLRSSIPLNSGFKVLNVSYEERSFYAVDLGKLNVLNATDKCRPVFYNTSVKLTPPFKIAPVNLNLILYNCTEEDGAAATARLNRELAPTNVSCGNQWVVFARAGVPHDGTGNYNNYTLKGCAAVVVPVPASSEGANASNYKQLFDDGFLLTWDPPRHPHSSYAGDRKMGTGMILKIVGAGLGGAVLMACLVCFVWYKRKKRKQAIASKEFMRSGSSMTSYSKDLELDGSPHIFTFEELEVATDGFSTSRELGDGGFGTVYKGKLKDGRVVAVKRLYKNNYRRVEQFLNEVDILSRLLHQNLVTLYGCTSRMSRDLLLVYEFIANGTVADHLHGSRLAERGLTWPLRLNIAIETAEALAYLHAVEIIHRDVKTTNILLDNSFHVKVADFGLSRLFPLEVTHVSTVPQGTPGYVDPVYHQCYKLTDKSDVYSFGVVLVELISSKPAVDMSRSHSEINLANMALNRIQNHQVVQLVDPELGYDTDPETKRTIDRIAEVAFQCLQLERDLRPSIKEVVEILTCVRDGDCQSKSMKKKASQKEDVCLLEDGLQFSPDTVIHRFHSQSTNHSVASNASGLSNSKC
- the LOC123059902 gene encoding LEAF RUST 10 DISEASE-RESISTANCEUS RECEPTOR-LIKE PROTEIN KINASE-like 1.2 isoform X2; translation: MPPLQPLLLLLLSASFLGLPAPGGAACSPKRCGDLNITYPFWLEEGAGRPPCGSPSFQLKCNGTHAFLSRSMFGKYQVARVFAENSSLVAVNHNLLVPTRAGCPPWWFNISLGLGLGPYTISRKNREVLVLYNCTEQQQQQAPPGFARTGCADGSFYRLGGEYGSHRGLADLPPACNLSVVPVLGFPDGDDGYLQSMRRGFLLEWAVPSGDCPKCEASGGQCRYAGDGTGFSCNCSGVAHREKCDSSYAGDRKMGTGMILKIVGAGLGGAVLMACLVCFVWYKRKKRKQAIASKEFMRSGSSMTSYSKDLELDGSPHIFTFEELEVATDGFSTSRELGDGGFGTVYKGKLKDGRVVAVKRLYKNNYRRVEQFLNEVDILSRLLHQNLVTLYGCTSRMSRDLLLVYEFIANGTVADHLHGSRLAERGLTWPLRLNIAIETAEALAYLHAVEIIHRDVKTTNILLDNSFHVKVADFGLSRLFPLEVTHVSTVPQGTPGYVDPVYHQCYKLTDKSDVYSFGVVLVELISSKPAVDMSRSHSEINLANMALNRIQNHQVVQLVDPELGYDTDPETKRTIDRIAEVAFQCLQLERDLRPSIKEVVEILTCVRDGDCQSKSMKKKASQKEDVCLLEDGLQFSPDTVIHRFHSQSTNHSVASNASGLSNSKC
- the LOC123059904 gene encoding uncharacterized protein, which gives rise to MVLLPWLAPCIFLLAVIAAAAADGGAGCTPRKCGNLAVSIPFGVVSGSEENRCAQLGFQVHCSDGVPYLGYYEREFGLQILDIFVHNGSLLVSDVHKLGDFSNGSSCHVPTANTATKVGHPFSISAVNQNLIF
- the LOC123059902 gene encoding LEAF RUST 10 DISEASE-RESISTANCEUS RECEPTOR-LIKE PROTEIN KINASE-like 1.2 isoform X3; the encoded protein is MPVGFGFAIVGDINYEQRSLRVVDVGKLMLLWKGFNSCRIPIWNTSAKLGVQFRIDPVNLYLVLYKCTEEAGAEALARRRGELVQTRMRCGNRSWVYARAGGLYNGTGGYEGCNAAVMPVRGSPSGKVNASDYERLIKDGFLLTWDRRPLQPPLPTHSSYAGDRKMGTGMILKIVGAGLGGAVLMACLVCFVWYKRKKRKQAIASKEFMRSGSSMTSYSKDLELDGSPHIFTFEELEVATDGFSTSRELGDGGFGTVYKGKLKDGRVVAVKRLYKNNYRRVEQFLNEVDILSRLLHQNLVTLYGCTSRMSRDLLLVYEFIANGTVADHLHGSRLAERGLTWPLRLNIAIETAEALAYLHAVEIIHRDVKTTNILLDNSFHVKVADFGLSRLFPLEVTHVSTVPQGTPGYVDPVYHQCYKLTDKSDVYSFGVVLVELISSKPAVDMSRSHSEINLANMALNRIQNHQVVQLVDPELGYDTDPETKRTIDRIAEVAFQCLQLERDLRPSIKEVVEILTCVRDGDCQSKSMKKKASQKEDVCLLEDGLQFSPDTVIHRFHSQSTNHSVASNASGLSNSKC